A region from the Methanomassiliicoccales archaeon genome encodes:
- a CDS encoding GIY-YIG nuclease family protein: protein MMKGSYLLLITLDEDRDIEVGRSGKWHFPSGTYLYCGSALNGIGNRVGRHFDHDKTLHWHIDYLLQEGKVFGALIFPDERRLECRIFTTLSQDVSLTIPVKGFGSSDCSCPSHLLRLADEELLEPLLKTLWKTISSY from the coding sequence ATGATGAAAGGCAGCTATCTCCTACTGATAACCCTGGACGAGGATAGGGACATAGAGGTGGGGAGATCAGGAAAGTGGCATTTTCCATCGGGGACATACTTGTATTGCGGTTCTGCCCTGAACGGGATAGGCAACCGGGTAGGGAGGCATTTCGATCACGATAAGACACTGCATTGGCATATCGACTACCTGCTGCAGGAGGGAAAGGTATTCGGGGCCTTGATCTTCCCCGATGAACGCCGTTTGGAATGTCGGATATTTACAACGTTATCGCAAGATGTATCGCTGACCATCCCCGTTAAAGGATTCGGATCATCCGATTGTTCATGCCCTAGTCATCTATTGCGTTTGGCCGATGAAGAACTTCTGGAACCTCTTTTAAAGACCTTATGGAAGACGATCAGTTCATACTGA
- a CDS encoding methyl-coenzyme M reductase family protein, translating into MYEVLMYDGGVHKVEELFDLIEDIGGFVLQKTQVQVMIIITMAIPSEDRPLVERKTAELGGKIIEVPLAGTEIAVIGPTLGRHHMPHPICDIAEHLRRYGAITIVMGLARGRGRKTCQISAEEKAIIEEYDAAIFMLGNFKECVTHEKIDLFKDIQIPVVTVIGPEVDSLPHCEALVCGVGRKVERMRRAEEIAKLEEIADRVKEVIDVRRMEIEEDPLFVHPSEIKDILDEMDAVQECLRPAPVVLHVDGLRVKIPYKKHLREMEELEVYGRKLKDIAIISDCRLGDSTIIKIRTKAEVEGAIKD; encoded by the coding sequence ATGTACGAAGTGCTGATGTACGACGGCGGAGTGCACAAGGTCGAGGAGCTTTTCGACCTCATCGAAGATATTGGCGGGTTCGTACTGCAGAAGACCCAGGTGCAGGTAATGATCATCATCACCATGGCCATCCCCTCCGAGGACCGGCCATTGGTGGAGAGGAAGACAGCAGAGCTGGGTGGTAAGATCATCGAGGTTCCTCTGGCGGGGACGGAGATAGCTGTCATCGGACCGACCCTAGGTCGTCACCACATGCCACACCCAATATGCGATATAGCCGAGCACCTGAGACGATACGGTGCCATCACCATCGTCATGGGTTTGGCCCGAGGCCGCGGACGGAAGACATGCCAGATATCAGCGGAGGAGAAGGCCATAATCGAGGAATACGATGCGGCCATATTCATGCTGGGCAACTTCAAGGAGTGCGTGACCCATGAGAAGATAGACCTATTCAAGGATATCCAGATCCCAGTGGTGACGGTCATCGGTCCAGAGGTAGATTCGCTTCCGCACTGCGAAGCCTTGGTATGTGGAGTGGGGCGGAAGGTCGAAAGGATGAGACGGGCCGAAGAGATCGCCAAGCTGGAGGAGATCGCCGACCGGGTCAAAGAGGTGATCGACGTCCGGAGAATGGAGATCGAGGAAGACCCCTTGTTCGTTCACCCATCGGAAATAAAGGACATCTTGGATGAGATGGATGCGGTGCAGGAGTGTCTGCGTCCGGCTCCAGTGGTGCTCCATGTTGATGGATTGAGGGTTAAGATCCCCTACAAGAAACATCTCAGGGAGATGGAGGAACTGGAGGTCTATGGGCGGAAGCTCAAGGACATCGCCATAATATCCGATTGCCGTCTGGGAGATAGCACCATCATCAAGATCCGTACTAAGGCCGAGGTAGAGGGAGCGATAAAGGACTAG